Proteins encoded in a region of the Balaenoptera musculus isolate JJ_BM4_2016_0621 chromosome 5, mBalMus1.pri.v3, whole genome shotgun sequence genome:
- the FGF5 gene encoding fibroblast growth factor 5 isoform X1, whose protein sequence is MSLSFLLLLFLSHLILSAWAQGEKRLAPKGQPGPAATGRNPGGASSSRSSSSTKSSSSSSASSSPGASLGSQGSGLEQSSFQWSPSGRRTGSLYCRVGIGFHLQIYPDGKVNGSHEANTLSILEIFAVSQGIVGIRGVFSNKFLAMSKKGKLHASAKFTDDCKFRERFQENSYNTYASAIHRTEKTGREWYVALNKRGKAKRGCSPRVKPQHISTHFLPRFKQSEQPELSFTVTAPEKKKPPNAIKPKVPLSTPRRSPNTVKYRLKFRFG, encoded by the exons ATGAGCttgtccttcctcctcctgctcttcCTCAGCCACCTGATCCTCAGCGCCTGGGCTCAAGGGGAGAAGCGCCTCGCACCCAAAGGGCAACCCGGACCGGCTGCCACCGGTAGGAACCCCGGAGGAGCCAGCAGCAGCCGGAGCAGCAGTAGCACGaagtcttcctcttcttcctctgcctcctcctcccccgggGCTTCTCTGGGCAGTCAAGGAAGTGGCTTGGAGCAGAGCAGTTTCCAGTGGAGCCCCTCGGGGCGCCGGACCGGCAGCCTCTACTGCAGAGTGGGCATCGGTTTCCATCTGCAGATCTACCCGGATGGCAAAGTCAATGGCTCCCACGAAGCCAATACGTTAA gtattttggaaatatttgctGTGTCTCAGGGGATTGTAGGAATACGAGGAGTTTTCAGCAACAAATTTTTAGCGAtgtcaaaaaaaggaaaactccaTGCAAGT GCCAAATTTACAGATGACTGCAAGTTCAGGGAGCGATTTCAAGAAAACAGCTATAATACCTATGCCTCAGCAATACACAGAACTGAAAAAACAGGGCGGGAGTGGTACGTGGCCCTGAACAAGAGAGGGAAAGCTAAACGGGGCTGCAGTCCCCGTGTTAAACCTCAGCACATCTCTACCCACTTTCTGCCAAGATTCAAGCAATCAGAGCAGCCAGAACTTTCTTTCACAGTTACTGCtcctgaaaagaaaaagccacctAATGCCATCAAGCCAAAGGTTCCCCTTTCCACACCTCGGAGAAGTCCCAACACAGTGAAATACAGACTCAAGTTTCGCTTTGGATGA
- the FGF5 gene encoding fibroblast growth factor 5 isoform X2: MSLSFLLLLFLSHLILSAWAQGEKRLAPKGQPGPAATGRNPGGASSSRSSSSTKSSSSSSASSSPGASLGSQGSGLEQSSFQWSPSGRRTGSLYCRVGIGFHLQIYPDGKVNGSHEANTLSQIYR; the protein is encoded by the exons ATGAGCttgtccttcctcctcctgctcttcCTCAGCCACCTGATCCTCAGCGCCTGGGCTCAAGGGGAGAAGCGCCTCGCACCCAAAGGGCAACCCGGACCGGCTGCCACCGGTAGGAACCCCGGAGGAGCCAGCAGCAGCCGGAGCAGCAGTAGCACGaagtcttcctcttcttcctctgcctcctcctcccccgggGCTTCTCTGGGCAGTCAAGGAAGTGGCTTGGAGCAGAGCAGTTTCCAGTGGAGCCCCTCGGGGCGCCGGACCGGCAGCCTCTACTGCAGAGTGGGCATCGGTTTCCATCTGCAGATCTACCCGGATGGCAAAGTCAATGGCTCCCACGAAGCCAATACGTTAA GCCAAATTTACAGATGA